In Flavobacterium cerinum, one genomic interval encodes:
- a CDS encoding thioredoxin family protein yields the protein MKFIALLLMIFLPTHWEPDFEHAKKLAKEKNELILLNFSGSDWCVPCIVMHRDYFNDSGFTAMADDNLVMVNADFPRKKKNRGTADLIKRNEALAEKYNKEGLFPLTLLLNADGKVIKTWKGKPDVSVAQWTQEVKNICDAQK from the coding sequence ATGAAATTTATAGCCTTACTTCTAATGATATTCCTCCCTACGCATTGGGAGCCGGATTTTGAGCATGCTAAAAAATTAGCAAAAGAAAAAAACGAGTTAATTCTGCTGAACTTTTCCGGTTCAGACTGGTGTGTTCCCTGTATTGTAATGCATCGGGACTATTTTAACGACAGTGGTTTTACTGCGATGGCAGATGACAACCTGGTTATGGTTAATGCCGATTTCCCAAGAAAGAAAAAAAATAGGGGAACAGCAGATTTGATCAAAAGAAATGAAGCCCTCGCTGAAAAATACAACAAAGAAGGCCTTTTTCCTCTAACCTTACTTTTAAATGCAGATGGTAAAGTGATCAAAACCTGGAAAGGAAAACCGGATGTTTCGGTAGCACAATGGACACAGGAAGTAAAAAATATCTGTGATGCTCAAAAATAA